A single genomic interval of Mauremys reevesii isolate NIE-2019 linkage group 24, ASM1616193v1, whole genome shotgun sequence harbors:
- the LOC120390382 gene encoding claw keratin-like codes for MSCSSLSYPECGVARPSPVSGSCNEPCVRQCPDSEVIIRPSPVVVTIPGPILSTFPQQSAVESVGAPVVGPGYGGSFGSGGLYGYGSPYGGLYGYGGLGGYGGHYGYGRLGGYGGGYGGLCGYGYRGLGGYGGLCGYGGGYGGGYGGLCGYGGGYGYGGLGGYGGLCGYGGYGRRYRGGYCGPC; via the coding sequence ATGTCTTGCTCCAGCCTGTCCTATCCAGAATGCGGGGTGGCCCGTCCCAGTCCAGTTTCTGGCAGCTGCAATGAGCCTTGCGTTAGGCAGTGCCCTGACTCTGAAGTGATCATCAGACCATCACCGGTTGTTGTGACCATCCCAGGACCAATTCTCAGCACTTTCCCTCAGCAGAGTGCAGTGGAATCCGTTGGAGCACCTGTGGTCGGACCCGGCTATGGGGGCTCATTCGGTTCTGGGGGACTGTACGGCTATGGAAGCCCTTACGGAGGATTGTATGGTTACGGGGGATTAGGTGGTTATGGGGGCCATTATGGTTATGGTAGATTGGGTGGTTATGGAGGAGGTTATGGGGGACTGTGTGGTTACGGTTACAGGGGATTAGGTGGTTATGGGGGATTGTGTGGTTATGGGGGAGGTTATGGGGGAGGCTATGGAGGACTCTGTGGTTACGGGGGAGGTTACGGTTATGGAGGATTAGGTGGTTATGGGGGATTATGTGGTTACGGGGGATATGGCCGTAGGTATCGCGGTGGATACTGTGGGCCATGTTAA